The Haloplanus natans DSM 17983 DNA segment GCATCACGACCGCCACCGGAAGTGGGTCCCGGTCGGTCGTATCCGCCCGGCGAGCCGTCGACACTGAGGGGCGGCGATCATCAGTTCCGGAGGATGCCCACGTAGGCCGCGATGGCCTGCACGAGATCGTTTTTCGTCGCGTCGTCGGCCCCTTTGACGAGGACCCGTCCACGGGGTTCGTACTCGCGGGGGTAGGTCGTGTCGCGTTCGATCACCGCGTC contains these protein-coding regions:
- the srp19 gene encoding signal recognition particle subunit SRP19, with protein sequence MVENVIWPAYLDATKTRAEGRRVPRDEAVDDPTVDEIAEAVQQVGYDAVIERDTTYPREYEPRGRVLVKGADDATKNDLVQAIAAYVGILRN